The Actinopolyspora erythraea genome has a segment encoding these proteins:
- a CDS encoding amino acid ABC transporter permease produces the protein MSESVLYEAPGPRAKLRARYASAATGLVLLAVFAWVIYRLALAGEFTYDKWGPLIDPGNENFTPLWTLLGRGLVNTLLAAGWSILFSLVIGTILALTRVTAAAWYRWAVVGVIELLRGTPVVVLIFFAYQALPVMGIDLPVMWSLVIGLTAYNCVIIAEIVRAGIDSLPKGQSEAAYAVGMRRGQVMVNVLLPQAFRAMLPALISQLVVVLKDTSLGFTISYPEFVQRGETAIENLGNPIQLYLFIALIFIVINYTLSKVAVYTERRLSRSRRSAATEEPESAAATGD, from the coding sequence ATGAGCGAGTCGGTGCTCTACGAGGCGCCCGGGCCACGCGCCAAACTCCGTGCCCGTTACGCGAGTGCCGCGACCGGCCTGGTGCTGCTCGCCGTGTTCGCGTGGGTGATCTACCGGCTCGCGCTGGCGGGCGAGTTCACCTACGACAAGTGGGGCCCGCTGATCGACCCGGGCAACGAGAACTTCACCCCGCTGTGGACGCTGCTGGGGCGGGGTTTGGTCAACACCCTGCTGGCCGCCGGTTGGTCCATCCTGTTCTCACTGGTCATCGGCACGATCCTCGCGCTGACCAGGGTGACGGCCGCGGCCTGGTACCGCTGGGCCGTGGTCGGGGTGATCGAACTGCTGCGCGGCACCCCGGTGGTGGTGCTGATCTTCTTCGCCTACCAGGCGCTGCCGGTCATGGGGATCGACCTGCCGGTGATGTGGTCGCTGGTCATCGGGCTGACCGCCTACAACTGCGTGATCATCGCCGAGATCGTGCGCGCGGGGATCGACTCGCTGCCCAAGGGACAGAGCGAAGCGGCCTACGCGGTGGGCATGCGCCGGGGGCAGGTCATGGTCAACGTGCTGTTGCCGCAGGCGTTCCGGGCCATGCTTCCCGCCCTGATCAGCCAGCTGGTGGTCGTGCTCAAGGACACCTCGCTCGGCTTCACGATCAGCTACCCGGAGTTCGTGCAGCGCGGCGAGACCGCCATCGAGAACCTCGGCAACCCCATCCAGCTCTACCTGTTCATCGCGCTGATCTTCATCGTCATCAACTACACGCTGAGCAAGGTCGCCGTCTACACCGAGCGCAGGCTGAGCCGGAGCCGCAGGTCCGCCGCGACGGAGGAGCCGGAGAGCGCAGCGGCCACCGGGGACTGA
- a CDS encoding transporter substrate-binding domain-containing protein, which translates to MWLRVVPRTVLGVISVLLFSACATTGGERGAAQLPPREPGTASRSAPPAVSSAVPTGGVELPGSPTVSRIRSRGELLVGVPNDAPDFVRRAEGEYRGFDTRIARLLAAGLDLDPKSGVAFRLLPSSLRTGALDRGGVDVLLGGFETTAEGVTVVAPYVVTGPADRTAERPVGIAEDDEKFRDRLRAILADAVDDGRWEEAAEETLRDRRPRARAPEIPR; encoded by the coding sequence ATGTGGCTGCGAGTGGTCCCCCGCACGGTGCTCGGAGTGATCTCCGTGCTGCTGTTCTCCGCCTGTGCGACCACCGGAGGTGAGCGGGGGGCCGCCCAGCTGCCGCCGCGGGAGCCGGGCACGGCCTCCCGTTCCGCGCCTCCGGCTGTCTCCTCGGCCGTACCCACCGGAGGGGTGGAGCTGCCAGGCTCGCCGACCGTGTCCCGGATCCGCTCCCGGGGGGAGCTGCTGGTCGGCGTCCCCAACGACGCCCCCGATTTCGTGCGGCGGGCCGAGGGGGAGTACCGCGGTTTCGACACGCGGATCGCCCGCCTCCTCGCGGCGGGGTTGGACCTGGACCCGAAGTCCGGGGTCGCCTTCCGCCTGCTGCCCTCCTCGCTGCGTACCGGGGCTCTCGACCGGGGAGGGGTGGACGTCCTGCTCGGCGGTTTCGAAACGACGGCGGAGGGAGTGACCGTGGTGGCGCCATACGTCGTCACCGGCCCCGCCGACCGGACCGCTGAACGCCCGGTCGGGATCGCCGAGGACGACGAGAAGTTCCGCGACAGGCTCCGAGCGATCCTCGCCGACGCCGTCGACGACGGGCGATGGGAGGAAGCGGCGGAGGAGACGCTGCGGGACAGGCGTCCCCGCGCTCGTGCTCCCGAGATCCCCCGCTGA
- the edd gene encoding phosphogluconate dehydratase — protein sequence MTPTDVHPVVREVTDRIAERSSASRRDYLERIRAAKHTEPARANMACSNLAHGFAAISGTDRESVKGLVRPGVAIVSAYNDMLSAHKPYAEFPEWIKEAARGEGGVAQFAGGVPAMCDGITQGRDGMELSMFSRDVIAMATGVALSHEMFDSALLLGICDKIVPGLLIGGLTFGHLPITLVPAGPMPSGLPNGEKSRIRQLFAEGKATREELLEAESASYHSPGTCTFYGTANSNQLVVEMMGLHLPGSTFVPPGTPLRRALTEEAARNAVRAAKSEEAPAIGEIIDERAIVNGVVALLATGGSTNHTMHLPAVASAAGIQLTWDDFSDLSAVVPLLGSVYPNGSADINHFTAAGGVQTLVAELLEAGLVHPDVRTVAGDGLERYRQQPFLEDGELVWREGPGRSLDTSVLRGVSDPFDSEGGLRVLEGNLGRSVMKVSAVKPQHRSVTAQARVFDNQERFKAAFQADELNRDVVVVVRNQGPQANGMPELHGLSPGLGVLQDRGYQVALVTDGRMSGASGKIPSAIQVTPEASAGGPLAKVRDGDVLRVDGEQGTLEVLVPDDELAAREPAAPAALHQFGTGRELFATFRQAVGRADQGASVFPTPEQQRSHDEVSA from the coding sequence GTGACACCGACAGACGTGCACCCCGTTGTCCGCGAAGTAACCGACCGTATCGCCGAGCGCAGCTCCGCCTCGCGCCGCGACTACCTGGAGCGGATTCGCGCCGCGAAGCACACCGAACCCGCCAGGGCCAACATGGCCTGCAGCAACCTCGCCCACGGTTTCGCCGCCATCAGCGGCACCGATCGGGAGTCCGTGAAGGGCCTCGTCCGCCCGGGCGTGGCCATCGTGTCCGCCTACAACGACATGCTCTCCGCGCACAAGCCCTACGCGGAGTTCCCCGAGTGGATCAAGGAAGCCGCCCGCGGCGAGGGCGGTGTCGCGCAGTTCGCGGGCGGGGTCCCCGCCATGTGCGACGGCATCACCCAGGGGCGCGACGGCATGGAACTGTCCATGTTCTCCCGCGACGTCATCGCGATGGCCACCGGCGTGGCGCTGTCACACGAGATGTTCGACTCCGCGCTGCTGCTGGGCATCTGCGACAAGATCGTGCCCGGTCTGCTGATCGGCGGGCTGACGTTCGGGCACCTGCCGATCACCCTGGTCCCCGCCGGCCCCATGCCCTCCGGGCTCCCCAACGGTGAGAAGAGCCGGATCAGGCAGCTGTTCGCGGAGGGCAAGGCCACTCGCGAGGAGCTACTGGAGGCCGAGTCCGCCTCCTACCACTCCCCCGGTACCTGCACGTTCTACGGCACGGCGAACTCCAACCAGCTCGTCGTGGAGATGATGGGGCTGCACCTGCCGGGATCCACCTTCGTGCCGCCGGGAACACCGCTGCGCAGGGCACTCACCGAGGAGGCAGCCAGGAACGCCGTGCGGGCCGCGAAGTCCGAGGAGGCCCCTGCGATCGGGGAGATCATCGACGAGCGCGCCATCGTCAACGGTGTCGTGGCGTTGCTCGCCACCGGGGGATCGACCAACCACACGATGCACCTGCCCGCGGTGGCCTCGGCAGCCGGTATTCAGCTGACCTGGGACGACTTCTCCGACCTTTCCGCGGTGGTGCCGCTGCTCGGCAGCGTCTACCCGAACGGTTCGGCCGACATCAACCACTTCACCGCGGCGGGCGGGGTGCAGACCCTGGTCGCCGAGCTGCTCGAGGCCGGACTCGTGCACCCGGACGTGCGAACCGTCGCCGGGGACGGGCTGGAGCGCTACCGGCAGCAGCCCTTCCTGGAGGACGGTGAGCTGGTCTGGCGGGAAGGACCGGGCCGCAGCCTGGACACCAGCGTGCTGCGAGGCGTCTCCGACCCCTTCGACTCCGAGGGCGGCCTGCGGGTGTTGGAGGGCAACCTGGGGCGCTCGGTCATGAAGGTCTCGGCCGTCAAACCGCAGCACCGTTCCGTGACCGCCCAGGCGCGGGTGTTCGACAACCAGGAGCGGTTCAAGGCGGCGTTCCAGGCCGACGAGCTCAACCGCGACGTCGTCGTGGTGGTGCGCAACCAGGGTCCCCAGGCGAACGGGATGCCCGAACTGCACGGACTCAGCCCCGGCCTCGGCGTGCTGCAGGACCGTGGCTACCAGGTCGCGCTGGTCACCGACGGGCGCATGTCCGGTGCGTCCGGCAAGATCCCCTCCGCGATCCAGGTGACTCCGGAGGCCAGTGCGGGTGGCCCGTTGGCGAAGGTCCGCGACGGTGACGTGCTCCGGGTGGACGGCGAGCAGGGCACGCTGGAAGTGCTGGTTCCCGACGACGAGCTCGCCGCGAGGGAACCCGCCGCACCCGCCGCGCTGCACCAGTTCGGCACGGGACGCGAGCTGTTCGCCACCTTCCGGCAGGCGGTCGGCCGAGCCGACCAGGGGGCCAGCGTCTTCCCGACGCCGGAGCAGCAGCGCTCCCACGACGAAGTCTCCGCCTGA
- the eda gene encoding bifunctional 4-hydroxy-2-oxoglutarate aldolase/2-dehydro-3-deoxy-phosphogluconate aldolase — MRAATDILEISPVIPVVVLDDAAHAVPLAQALQRGGIHTIEVTLRTPVALEAIERITGEVEGVTVGAGTITQPGQAKEAARAGAGYLVTPGSTDRLLDEVAETGLPALPGVSTVSEALRLAERGMRALKFFPAEPAGGVPYLKALSSPLPDLSFCPTGGITPDNAGRYLALPNVRCVGGSWLAPKEALGKGDWGHVEALARQAVSLG; from the coding sequence ATGCGAGCCGCAACCGACATCCTCGAGATCAGCCCGGTCATCCCCGTCGTCGTGCTCGACGACGCCGCCCACGCCGTTCCGCTCGCCCAAGCGCTGCAGCGCGGCGGCATTCACACCATCGAGGTCACCCTCCGCACCCCGGTCGCCCTGGAGGCGATCGAGCGGATCACCGGTGAGGTCGAGGGCGTCACGGTGGGGGCCGGGACGATCACCCAGCCGGGGCAGGCCAAGGAGGCGGCCCGGGCCGGAGCGGGGTACCTGGTCACGCCGGGCAGCACCGACCGCCTGCTCGACGAGGTGGCCGAGACCGGCCTTCCCGCGCTGCCCGGGGTCAGCACCGTCTCCGAGGCCCTCCGGTTGGCCGAGCGCGGCATGCGGGCGCTGAAGTTCTTCCCCGCCGAACCGGCGGGTGGGGTGCCCTACCTCAAGGCGCTGAGCAGTCCGCTGCCGGACCTGTCCTTCTGCCCCACCGGGGGGATCACCCCGGACAACGCCGGACGCTATCTGGCACTGCCCAATGTGCGCTGCGTCGGTGGTTCCTGGCTCGCCCCGAAGGAAGCGCTCGGCAAGGGCGACTGGGGCCACGTCGAGGCCCTGGCGCGTCAGGCGGTTTCGCTGGGCTGA
- a CDS encoding iron-siderophore ABC transporter substrate-binding protein yields MPRDKFGPARSEISRRGLLGGAGVLLLTACAPGKGSGGSGSGSGSGSGAFPVRIEHKHGTTEIPKRPERVVTVGLTDQDTVLALGTAPVATREWFGGKDGALWPWAREKLGDREMPEVLARQELEFERIAALEPDVIIGVNSGLTKEEYDKLSGIAPTVAQPAEYADFGVPWQDMTRTIGKILDNRDKAEQFVTDIEGRFAEARARHPEFDGATGLLAASMSGKAWVYAEGPAPRFLRTLGLRMTSATERLFSDSNREAKQISKERFDLLEADVLVLGLYGAPEDSIAREEIYQQLDVAKQGRDITMQRQTTLNGAVTFSSPLSLPIALDGLVPRLAAAIDGDPSTEVRPVK; encoded by the coding sequence ATGCCACGCGACAAGTTCGGTCCCGCCCGTTCCGAGATCAGCCGCAGAGGCCTGCTCGGCGGTGCCGGGGTGTTACTGCTCACGGCCTGTGCTCCCGGGAAGGGGAGTGGCGGCTCCGGTTCGGGCTCCGGTTCCGGCTCGGGTGCCTTTCCGGTCCGGATCGAGCACAAGCACGGCACCACCGAGATTCCCAAGCGCCCCGAGCGCGTCGTCACGGTGGGACTGACCGATCAGGACACCGTTCTCGCGCTCGGCACCGCCCCGGTCGCCACCCGTGAGTGGTTCGGTGGAAAGGACGGCGCGCTGTGGCCGTGGGCCAGGGAGAAACTGGGCGACCGCGAGATGCCCGAGGTGCTGGCGCGCCAGGAACTGGAGTTCGAGCGGATCGCGGCCCTGGAGCCGGACGTGATCATCGGTGTCAACTCCGGCCTTACGAAGGAGGAGTACGACAAGCTTTCCGGGATCGCGCCCACCGTCGCCCAGCCCGCCGAGTACGCCGATTTCGGCGTGCCCTGGCAGGACATGACCAGGACTATCGGCAAGATCCTGGATAACAGGGACAAGGCCGAGCAGTTCGTCACCGACATCGAGGGCAGGTTCGCCGAGGCCCGCGCGCGGCATCCGGAGTTCGACGGTGCCACCGGCCTGCTGGCTGCGTCCATGAGTGGAAAGGCGTGGGTCTATGCGGAAGGTCCGGCTCCTCGGTTCCTGCGGACACTCGGATTGCGAATGACCTCCGCCACCGAGCGACTGTTCTCCGACAGCAACCGGGAAGCCAAGCAGATCAGCAAAGAACGTTTCGATTTGCTCGAAGCCGATGTGCTGGTGTTGGGGCTCTACGGTGCTCCCGAGGACAGCATCGCCCGTGAGGAGATCTACCAGCAGCTCGACGTCGCCAAGCAGGGACGCGACATCACGATGCAGCGCCAGACCACGCTAAACGGGGCGGTGACCTTCTCCAGTCCGCTCAGCCTGCCCATAGCGCTCGACGGCCTGGTTCCCCGGCTGGCGGCCGCGATCGACGGTGATCCGAGCACCGAGGTGCGACCGGTGAAGTGA
- a CDS encoding HAD family hydrolase gives MSGSGELPPTRHIVWDWNGTLLADNEAVVTSVNAVCAAYGAEPVDLAGWRAVFGRPLRGAYERVLGRELDQRDWRAIDRIYHDTYRRLLHTCELAADAPHALREWRERGGSQSLLSMFFHDELVPLVERFGVGPVFGRIDGLRDSDIGGSKAAFLDAHLRSLELEPTETAVIGDVVDDAHAAEEVGARCVLVSTGVMSREALENTGSPVADSLREAVARLTAAAVL, from the coding sequence GTGAGCGGATCTGGTGAACTGCCGCCGACGCGGCACATCGTGTGGGACTGGAACGGCACGCTGCTCGCCGACAACGAGGCCGTGGTGACCTCGGTCAACGCCGTTTGCGCCGCGTACGGGGCCGAGCCGGTCGATCTCGCCGGCTGGCGCGCGGTGTTCGGCAGGCCACTGCGCGGGGCCTACGAGCGGGTGCTCGGCCGCGAGCTCGACCAGCGGGACTGGCGGGCCATCGACCGCATCTACCACGACACCTACCGGCGGCTGCTGCACACCTGCGAGCTGGCGGCCGACGCGCCGCACGCCCTGCGGGAGTGGCGGGAACGGGGCGGGAGCCAGTCACTGCTTTCCATGTTCTTCCACGACGAGCTGGTGCCGTTGGTCGAACGGTTCGGGGTGGGCCCGGTCTTCGGACGGATCGACGGGTTGCGCGACTCCGACATCGGCGGTTCCAAGGCGGCCTTCCTCGACGCGCACCTGCGTTCGCTGGAGCTGGAACCGACGGAGACAGCCGTCATCGGGGACGTCGTCGACGACGCGCACGCGGCCGAGGAGGTTGGAGCGCGCTGCGTGCTGGTCTCCACCGGTGTCATGTCCCGCGAGGCCCTGGAGAACACCGGCAGTCCGGTCGCGGACTCGCTGCGTGAGGCGGTGGCGCGACTCACCGCGGCGGCGGTGCTGTGA